The following proteins are co-located in the Piscirickettsia litoralis genome:
- a CDS encoding polysaccharide deacetylase family protein has translation MTTRDLVGYGSKPIQPKWPDQAQIAINFVVNYEEGAESNVIHGDAQSESYLTDLPGITPLSNQRHLSSESMFEYGSRCGIWRLLKLFDDKNIPITFFATGLALELNPLLCDYLKNSSHEIAGHGYRWISYQNFTKAEEKIHFQKTLTIIKEKTNKAVSGWYTGRRSPFTRELIIEHGLKYDSESYSDDLPYWLKNKGNNTSHLIIPYTLDCNDGRYAMQPGWNSGEDFLNHLKNTFDCLYQEGKTSPKMMSVGLHPRLSGRPGRSEIIKKFIDYILRHKNIWLCTREEIAHHWYNNHPSN, from the coding sequence ATGACAACTCGAGATCTTGTCGGTTACGGCTCAAAGCCCATTCAGCCAAAATGGCCTGACCAGGCACAAATTGCCATTAATTTTGTTGTAAACTATGAAGAAGGGGCTGAAAGCAATGTTATTCACGGCGATGCTCAGTCAGAAAGTTACCTCACCGATTTACCAGGAATAACTCCTCTTTCTAATCAACGTCATTTGTCCAGTGAGTCTATGTTTGAATATGGCTCACGCTGTGGCATTTGGCGGTTATTAAAACTATTTGATGATAAAAATATTCCAATCACTTTTTTTGCTACAGGCTTAGCCCTTGAGCTTAACCCACTTCTTTGTGACTACTTAAAAAACAGCTCTCATGAAATCGCCGGCCATGGCTATCGTTGGATTAGCTACCAAAATTTTACTAAAGCTGAGGAAAAAATTCATTTTCAAAAAACACTGACTATTATCAAAGAGAAAACCAATAAAGCCGTTTCTGGCTGGTATACTGGTCGTCGCAGCCCATTTACTCGTGAATTAATTATAGAGCATGGTTTAAAATATGACTCTGAAAGCTATAGCGATGATTTGCCCTATTGGCTAAAAAACAAGGGCAATAATACATCACATTTAATCATTCCCTATACACTCGATTGCAATGATGGCCGTTATGCCATGCAACCTGGCTGGAACTCAGGAGAAGACTTTCTGAACCACCTTAAAAATACCTTTGATTGTTTATATCAAGAAGGTAAAACATCACCCAAAATGATGAGTGTTGGCTTACACCCAAGGTTATCTGGCCGACCCGGTCGCAGTGAAATTATTAAAAAATTCATAGATTATATCTTACGCCATAAAAACATTTGGCTTTGTACAAGAGAAGAAATAGCCCATCACTGGTACA